The Blastocatellia bacterium genome includes the window CGCTTCAGCAGCGAGCGGACGCTCGCCGCCACTCCCTTGAGAGTATCCTTCCATCGTGCTCTCCCGCGAGAGCTGGTCTCACCGGCATCCGGCAGAGTGCAGAAACTCCTCGATTTGACGGCGAATGGCATCGCGGACGGAGCGAAATCGAGCGAGCTGCTCGTCGAGGGTTCCTTCGCCGGTGGCGGGATCGGGGAAACTCCAATGAAGTTGCACGCCCGCGTGAGGGAAAACCGGACAGGCTTCGCGGGCAGCATCGCACACGGTAATGACATAGTCAAAAGGCTCGCCCCAGAACGTCTCTACCGATTTCGAGCGGTGATGGGAAATATCCACCCCGACTTCTCGCATGACCTCAATCGCCATCGGGTGCACGCGCGAGGGATGTGTTCCCGCGCTCGAGACAAGGAACCGATCTCCCGCCAGATGTTCGAGCCAGCCTTCGGCCATCTGACTGCGGGCCGAGTTCCCGGTGCAGATAAACAGAACGCGCTTCATCACTCAGTGGACGGCTCGCTGTCCGGAGGTCGGAAGCGATAGCCAATGCCGATAACGGTTTCGATGTAGTCGCTGCGTCCGAGCTTGCGGCGAAGATTGCGAATGTGCACATCGAGCGTGCGGGAGTCGCCGTAGTATTGAAGTCCCCAGATCCGATCCAGCAGGTAATCCCGGGTGAGCGTGCGGCCCCGACTCTGCACGAGCAGCGACAGAAGGGCGAACTCCTTCCGGGTGAGCTTGACCTCTTCCCCGGCGACCTTCACCAGGAAATTCTTGTGATCAACATAGAGGACGCCATCATCATAGACCGAACTGCCAGCAGCGCCTTCGACCCGACGCAGCAACGCTTGAATGCGGGCTTCCAGTTCGCGCAGGCTGAAGGGTTTGG containing:
- a CDS encoding arsenate reductase ArsC — protein: MKRVLFICTGNSARSQMAEGWLEHLAGDRFLVSSAGTHPSRVHPMAIEVMREVGVDISHHRSKSVETFWGEPFDYVITVCDAAREACPVFPHAGVQLHWSFPDPATGEGTLDEQLARFRSVRDAIRRQIEEFLHSAGCR
- a CDS encoding response regulator transcription factor translates to KPFSLRELEARIQALLRRVEGAAGSSVYDDGVLYVDHKNFLVKVAGEEVKLTRKEFALLSLLVQSRGRTLTRDYLLDRIWGLQYYGDSRTLDVHIRNLRRKLGRSDYIETVIGIGYRFRPPDSEPSTE